In Candidatus Lokiarchaeota archaeon, one DNA window encodes the following:
- a CDS encoding aldehyde dehydrogenase family protein, with amino-acid sequence MSVYPILVDAEERDTGEYLSFPDMDAVVANPGLAIALQLREASTLERLAFTRLPWLIPSDHGAMRYLRDYRKHHGVPEYSKDELEDITYAQVSLSREKDIDEALAAGVRDHLDLFNPLKISGNGLTIDDRVDGLYKAGLDVQDKFEEVREVSIKEGVPIKTFEWTWNMFTEYLERETFEIWAEQLDVQEDPGRDGGQNYRFREPFGVACLFTPYNSPLALGILSITSSILAGNATIIKPPSKVPLSTILLGRVFMNRFLEMGFPKAMVQVLTGGGKKLMRRFMNDSRTSAIVWYGDSDTGIQLWSKALSRRIQMAPELAGSDACLVWGRDVDLDFAAKMIVKGRYLGSGQACMAIKRLLVQENLHDDLVELVIEEARKLNVGRPSDPETDLPPVGINALYGLLDQMKEARAKGAEVVTGGRRLDYLGNEDPAGLFYEPTVLTNVNPDMAIMREEVFAPALPVLSVDSVDEAISIANASRFGLRSSVFTEDQSVVQQWTKGVEAAGVTINQDHLYFDPNMPHLGGYKDSGIIGGKFFPVMLSRMKYVHAGPSSPTM; translated from the coding sequence ATGAGTGTTTATCCCATTTTGGTTGATGCAGAAGAACGTGACACAGGCGAATATCTATCATTTCCCGATATGGATGCAGTTGTGGCAAATCCTGGCTTGGCTATAGCGCTCCAGCTACGTGAAGCTTCAACATTAGAGAGATTAGCCTTCACAAGACTACCTTGGCTTATTCCTTCAGATCACGGTGCCATGAGGTATCTTCGTGATTACCGAAAACATCATGGTGTACCGGAATACTCGAAAGACGAACTTGAGGACATAACGTACGCCCAAGTGTCTCTATCCCGTGAAAAGGACATAGATGAAGCCCTAGCTGCAGGTGTTCGTGACCATCTTGACCTCTTCAACCCCCTCAAAATTTCAGGCAACGGTTTGACCATTGATGACAGAGTCGATGGACTTTACAAAGCGGGACTTGATGTCCAGGACAAGTTCGAAGAGGTTCGCGAAGTTTCTATCAAAGAAGGGGTTCCCATCAAGACATTTGAATGGACATGGAACATGTTCACCGAATATCTCGAACGTGAGACTTTCGAGATTTGGGCGGAGCAGCTTGATGTCCAAGAAGACCCAGGTCGTGACGGTGGCCAAAACTACCGCTTTAGAGAACCCTTTGGTGTAGCATGCCTCTTTACTCCTTACAACTCACCACTCGCTTTAGGAATCCTGAGTATAACTTCATCGATTCTGGCTGGAAATGCGACAATCATCAAACCCCCAAGCAAAGTACCATTGAGCACTATTCTCTTGGGGCGTGTGTTCATGAATCGTTTCCTAGAAATGGGATTTCCAAAAGCTATGGTACAGGTTCTGACAGGTGGCGGGAAGAAGCTTATGAGGCGTTTCATGAATGATTCCCGAACAAGTGCCATAGTATGGTATGGGGACAGTGATACTGGCATCCAGCTCTGGTCCAAAGCTCTGTCTAGAAGAATACAGATGGCTCCTGAATTGGCCGGAAGTGATGCTTGTCTTGTTTGGGGACGAGACGTAGACCTCGATTTTGCGGCCAAGATGATTGTAAAAGGGAGGTATCTTGGAAGTGGCCAAGCTTGTATGGCCATCAAGCGATTGCTTGTACAAGAGAATCTACACGATGATTTGGTTGAACTTGTTATAGAGGAGGCAAGGAAACTGAATGTGGGTCGCCCCTCAGATCCAGAGACTGACTTGCCCCCTGTTGGTATTAATGCTCTATATGGCCTGTTGGATCAGATGAAAGAAGCACGGGCTAAGGGTGCCGAAGTTGTCACTGGCGGCCGCCGTTTGGATTATCTTGGCAATGAAGACCCGGCGGGGCTATTTTATGAACCAACCGTGCTTACCAATGTCAATCCGGATATGGCTATCATGCGGGAGGAGGTATTTGCCCCCGCTTTACCAGTTCTGTCTGTCGATAGTGTTGATGAGGCGATATCTATCGCCAATGCTTCACGTTTCGGACTACGATCATCGGTGTTCACTGAAGACCAATCGGTAGTTCAGCAATGGACTAAAGGCGTAGAGGCAGCCGGTGTGACTATTAATCAAGATCACTTGTATTTTGATCCTAATATGCCCCATCTGGGAGGATACAAGGATTCTGGAATTATTGGTGGTAAATTCTTCCCTGTCATGCTTTCACGTATGAAATATGTACATGCAGGCCCCAGTAGTCCTACCATGTGA